From Symphalangus syndactylus isolate Jambi chromosome 17, NHGRI_mSymSyn1-v2.1_pri, whole genome shotgun sequence, one genomic window encodes:
- the TMEM207 gene encoding transmembrane protein 207, whose product MSKSRLFSVTSVISTIGILCLLLFQLVPSDLPCEEDKMCVNYNDQHPNDWYIWILLLVLVAALLCGAVVLCLQCWLRRPRIDFHRRTTAVFAVGDLDSIYGTEAAVSPTVGIHLQTQTPDLHPVPAPCFGPLGSPPPYEEIVKTS is encoded by the exons ATGTCAAAATCCAGACTTTTCAGTGTCACTTCAGTGATCTCAACAATAGGAATCCTGTGTTTGCTGCTATTCCAG TTGGTGCCCTCGGATCTACCATGTGAAGAAGACAAAAT GTGTGTAAATTATAATGACCAACACCCTAATGACTGGTATATCTG GATCCTGCTGCTGGTTCTGGTGGCAGCTCTTCTCTGTGGAGCCGTGGTCCTCTGCCTCCAGTGCTGGCTGAGGAGACCCCGAATTGATTTTCACAGGCGCACCACGGCCGTCTTTGCTGTTGGAGACTTGGACTCCATTTATG GGACAGAAGCAGCTGTGAGTCCAACTGTTGGAATTCACCTTCAgactcaaacccctgacctccaTCCTGTCCCTGCTCCATGTTTTGGCCCTTTAGGCTCCCCACCTCCATATGAAGAAATTGTAAAAACAAGCTGA